The genomic segment TTCACTGGTCAAACTTTCCACACTTGATTCCCAAATCTGaaattgttaagatagtcaataacaaatgtttttgacttgaaaataagccacctttcttgcccttttatcttctgaagcatgtgcaccgaattcccttgcaacttatagctggaacgtagtctgaacacaagagaaatggctgagcaaattgcagaatttagGCTTCAAAATGCGCCTACACAACATGTGGCTTGTAGTCGCGTTTTGTCAACTCGCGTTTTCAACTTGGCCTTGTTTTAACTTTGATTTTCTCTATGATGAaggccgaactagcttttgtacaaaacacaaacattgtagccctttgagttagctttacaatgcttcaagaatcatccaaatcggagttttgtagactgagatatgatcaCAATACTATCACCTGGTTAGACCCCTGTTTCAATTTTCGACCACAGAATGTAGCTTCTGTATTCCAACTTTTTGTCCATGAAAACAGCAGAATTGGATTTAAATGTCTTCATAAtaattgtaggtctctttcttagctttaaaatggtataaaggttacctcaatctgataagtttagctccagatatagtcaaaatacgaaaatgtgtcagagttgtcaaagctgacttttcttgattcaaattgcatttctccttttacacttcatattttattttcaccactttaatccatcttcaatcatacaaatatcttcttaatgtacttcatttgatgattgaatcattaaacctacaaaatatgaagtttttaccataaaaatccataaaatgcaatgtttagccactttaacataaaatgtagatttttaccaaaaccttagttattttagttataaaactaaataatcaaaccaaaattaactaatagaacatactaaaaatacgtaaaatatattcttatcaatATTCACGAGGTTTTTCCAGTAATTTTTCAGcatgaatgagaaaagaagaataaagaaaaaaaaaagtcggaAGAATTCTAGATTAGGGTTGCTTATTAAACTTTTTAAAAGAGAATCTATGATCTAGACCCGTAACTATCCATATTAAATCCTCAGATTTTTTGAGACTaattaaatttcagttttcattctTTTAATTCTTTGTTATGCAATTTATTCTGTTATTTTACGTATTAATACAAATTTTTGGGACACGTAACAGAATTTCAAATAGAAATACAAGGTTAAGCCAAAAAAATCTTGAATACCAAATGCAGGACATCTCATATGCCTGGGGTTGTGATGGTGTGTGTAGttcaaagaaatttaaaaagtcTTGGAGCAAACAGAATTTAGGATAAAGTTTCAAGActtcaaaaaatatttaaacTTTTAGTTTTTGTCAGGGAAACAAATAAATGTACCCCATATGCAATTGACGGGCGtagggtatacatataacattaagctcatcctaatcaagttttacatttataaacacctaaataccccacatgcGATTTATcacaagtatacgaatcgtgagcgagtatagggtattaagggttgatcccacaagaaagattgcaattaccggcactactaaagcttctctattatttagactatcaatgtattataagaaatgaaacctattgaacttatgcaaaataacaaatgaaagctccttaggttatggtatccctaactactcatgcaattgccatttttggatcattgagtactactatctaggctagttatggtgtaatttctttaaacatgtgaaacctactttcgtagtgaatcaactatactcataactaatccatacctattctcatggttatgaaattagttacaagttcatttcttcaatgaaattacatgaaattaatcactaaaaccacataggtgcacctctactctcgtgagtgtacttcctatgtttagcacttcttgaaccagtattaaatctcaattttcattgcagaaacaacaccttagataatcacaactaatggtaccagattaatcatgattttaaagagctaaagtgctaaataacttgctcaaatcatagcaatcaaatagccaaataataaacactaacaatcatagaaagttcaaccaatcccaaggcataaactttaaagacacatattaaacacaaaatccagaacttgcatattaactatacttaagaatctgatacaaaagataaagagttggagaaaagataacccatgtcacttgactGGGAACCTTCTCTCTGCCTTCTCTCTAAAAAACCTTCTCTCTAAAAAGCCTAGTTTCTTCGTGAAATCACTTAGTTGGCATGGCTGCCCTTCAGCCATCGGCTGAGGGGCAAAGGTCTCCTTcagaaaaaaaatccttttctcAACTTTTCTCACAGCCTGCTACATCACCTATCAAAATTCAGCATGTGTCTGTTTACAAGGGTGAAGCTGCGGTTATTTTCTCCAGAGAAGATGTGGACAAACTTGCGGCACCGTTTAGATGGACtttggttggaaaattttctcatgGAAGACCTTCATTGGAGGATACTCGCAAATTCTTTTCTTCACTAAATCTGAAAGACCAAGTTTCCattggtttgatggattatagaCATGTTTTGATTAAGTGCACCGCTGAAGTAGATTTCATCAGGATTTGGATGAGAGGGATTTGGCAATTGGGTAAATATCCGATGCGTGTATTCCGATGGACCAGGGAGTTTCATGTTCATAAAGAGTCATCTCTGGCTCCAGTTTGGGTAGATCTTCCTAACTTACCTATTCATTATTTTGATAAACATTCTTTGTTCTCCATACTTTCTCCAGTAGGAAGACCTTTGTTTTTGGATTCGGCAACGGCTGCTGGGACACGACCTAGTGTGGCCAGGGTCTGTGTGGAAATTGATGTATCGAAGCAAGTTGTACCAAGGGTCTGGATAGCTGTTGAAGGAGAATCAGGTTTTTGGCAAAAGATAGTACCGGAGAATCTGCCGTCATACTGTTCTTATTGCTGGAGATTGGGTCATTTGTCTGTCGACTGCAA from the Coffea arabica cultivar ET-39 chromosome 11e, Coffea Arabica ET-39 HiFi, whole genome shotgun sequence genome contains:
- the LOC140021208 gene encoding uncharacterized protein, producing MAALQPSAEGQRSPSEKKSFSQLFSQPATSPIKIQHVSVYKGEAAVIFSREDVDKLAAPFRWTLVGKFSHGRPSLEDTRKFFSSLNLKDQVSIGLMDYRHVLIKCTAEVDFIRIWMRGIWQLGKYPMRVFRWTREFHVHKESSLAPVWVDLPNLPIHYFDKHSLFSILSPVGRPLFLDSATAAGTRPSVARVCVEIDVSKQVVPRVWIAVEGESGFWQKIVPENLPSYCSYCWRLGHLSVDCKKNLTKPQSKRLQHGLNS